ACCCATCCGCTGCGCCATGCCGCTCCCGCGGCCGAACTTGCCTGCCATGAACCCCTCGAACTACCCATGCCGCGCGTATCGCTGGCGCGGCTGATCGTATCCGCCCTGGTTGCGGGCGGCGGCATTCCAGCGTTACTGGGGGCCGATGGACGCCACCTTCGCAGACGTCACCAGGAAGGTCGACAGGTTGCAGGTGCTCTTCACGCCGGCGACGACATGTCCGATGATCGTGAGAGTCGCGATCTGGGGCGGGCTGGGCTGGTCGCTCAAGGAGGTACGACGCCCGAGGGAACCGGCCACATCGCGCACCTTGCTCGGCAGGCCGGGGCCGGCGAGCGCGTACCGGGACCCGTCTGTGGCCACGAAAGCGACGCAGGTCAGGCCGTCGCCGCGCACGGTCCCCCGCAGGGTGACGTCGCCCGATGAGCTCGTCGACGGGGATTCTCCGGGCGCACTGGGCGGGCTCGGTGTGCTGCTGGGTGTGTTCGACGTGCTGGTGCTGATGCTGGCGGGCGCGCTGCTGCTGGGTCCGGTCGCATTGTTGCCGCACCCCGCGATGAGTACGAGACCCATCACGCTCCCACCGATCCAACGGCTGTTGATTCGTGTCATGGCTGTTCCTCCCGGCGTTCTGCTGTGTGCCTTCTCCCCTTCAGACGTCCGACCGGGCGCCTCGGTTGGGCTCGGCCGGATATGAAGAGACGCGGAAGGGCCCCGCAGTCTCCTGCGGGGCCCTTCTGCGATCGAGTCATCGACCAGTACTACGTCACGTCACCACAGGCAAGGGAAACGGGACGCTACTGAACGGGTTCTACTTGAACGCCTTGATGAAATTCATTCCGTTCGGCTCGCCGACACCGGTGACATTGTCCCAGCCCTTGGTGGTGACCAGGTTCTGCGGCTTGCTGTCGACTCCGATAACGATCCCACCGTTGGGGCCGCCGTACTGAGGCTTGCTGCTTGCCGCGAACACGCCCATCGTGCCTGCCCCGTTGATGTCGGTGATCGCCGAACTGTTGCGCAGCGCGTAGAGCTTCGGCGCAGCATTACCGACCTGCACGTTGTTGTACGCCTTCGCAAGCGCGACGATCGCGGCCACGATCGGCGACGCGAGGCTGGTGCCACCGTATGCGGCGTAGTCGACCTGGGTCGACACGAGCTTCCCGTTCTTGTCAACCGTGTTATCGGTCTGACGGATCAGGAACGGCGTGTACGGGTTGGCCAAACCGGCAACGTCGGGCACAGCGCGCATCGTCGAGGACGTGGTGACAACACCCTTCTGCCAGGTCGGGATCTTCGAGACTTCGCTCACGCCGCCGCCCGCACCGTCAGTGCCGAAGCCGGTGTAGAGGGAGTACTGCGCCTTGGCCGGGTCCTTCTGCACGAAGTACAGGTTTTCCCAGCCGGCTGCTGCAACAACACTGCCGGTCTTGGTCAGACCGATCGAGGTACCACCGACAGCCGTGATGTAGGCGCTGGAGGCGGGGTAACCGATGTGCGGCTTGCCGTCGGGCTTGCAGACGGTCTTGTCAGCATTGCAACCACCGAGGTCGTTACCGGCCGCGTATGCGTTGTTGCCGGAGTCGCCACTGGAGCCGAAGGTGCTGATACCGGTCAGTGCAGCCTGCTGCAGCGGACGATCCCAGGCAGCCTGGTCGGCCTTGCTCATGCCCTTGTCGTAGGCCTCACCGAAGGACATCGAGATGGTGGAGACCTTGTGCTGGTCAACCATCAACTGCAACTGACTGGTCAGTGCTGCGTCGGTGCAACTCGCCGCGCCGTAGTAACGGATCGGGGAGTTCGGGGAGATCGAGTGCGAGGACTGCACGTCGATGGACTGCTCGGACACGACACCGTAGGGGTCGCAGGCCGGCAGGTCCTTGTCCGGGGCAGCCACGGTGGCGGTGTAGTCCTTCAGCGTCGGGTAACCCGCCGCCGTCATGTACTCGTTGGTGATCTTCAGCATGTTCGGGTCGTTGCCCCAGAGCAGTACACCGATGGTCGGCGCCTTCGTCTGCGCTGCCTTGACGCCGTACATCTGAGTCAGATCCTGCGGGAAGTAACCGCAGATGTAGTTGGACTCCTTGCCGTAGCGGGAGACCGTGGGGTAGAGGTGATCGCCCCAGTAGTTGGCGCACTCCTTGTTGCCGTCGGAGCCGTTCGCGGCGCGCTTGACATTGCCGGCCGGGGCGCTGCGCTTCAACGTGGAGCGAGTCGACCCGGCCTGCTTGGCATTGTCGACGCGCGCCTTGCGCACGGTGTTCAGACCTGAAATGCCGGACAGGCCGAGGTTGCTGGGCACCACGGGGGTGCCGACAGCAGCGAGGCCACGACTGCCGTTGGCCGTTGCGGACCGCACGCTCACTCCGAGCGCACGGTTGATCCGCGAGACGGGCGCACTGACCCGGATCTGACCGGAGGAGGTGCTGACCTGGGTCACCTTCATACCCTGGGACGCGGCCCAGGCCTTGACCCGGGAGACCTGCGCCTTCGAGGGGGCAAAGAACGCCGCGTACTGCGCGGGCGTCAGGACGGTCCCCTTGGCCAGCAACCGGTCGGCAAGGGCCTGGTTACGCAGCGGCAGCTGCAGGCCCAGCGTCATGCTGGTCGATGCCGGTGCCGAAGCGCCGAAATTCAGTCCCCCTGCGCTCGTTACCGCTGAACTTGTGAGTGCGGTCTTGCCGCTGGCACTGGACGGACTCGCCAGTGCGGCAGCAGCCGGCACCACCGCAACCGTTGTCAAAGCCGCTGTAGCAGCGGCCAGGGTGCGACGCTTCATGCGTTCACTTCTCCTTGGCATTTGTGCGAAACCTGCATGGTGTTCTCCCCTTGGCCGCTCGACCGAGTTGTGGGGCGAGGCTGTGGCAAAAATGTGCCACGACTGGCGCAACCTTAGCGCCCTATCGGCGACTTTGGTTGCGTTCGCCGGACACCCTTTCTGCAGCTCCAGATCACTGCCGAAACAAGGCAACTTCGGCAGTGCCCACCGGACTTTACTGAATCCATATACGAAATTTACTAAGTCGCATATAGTAAAAATATCAACAGGTTGGTACAGCAGTTCAGTTGCTGGTGGCCTCGCGGGGTCGATGATGTTTCCGCGTCTGTTGCACAGTTCATCCTTCAACCAACAAAGGGCGAGATGACGACTCAAACCGCGCAGAATTCCTCCGAAGTCACCGGGCGGCCGTACTCGGGAAAGACTGCGCCACAGCGCGACTTCGAGCGGCGCGAACGCCTTCTGGAAGCCGGCCTGAATCTGTTCGGTTCCAAGAGCTTCGCCAAGACCACGGTCGAAGAGCTGTGCGGTCGCGCCAAGGTCTCGACCCGGCACTTCTACCAGACCTACGACAACAAGGAGGGGCTTTTCGCTGACGTGTACGACGCCGCCACGACCGGCTCTTCCGACCGCACGCAAGCGGCCCTGGCGGCGACCAGGGGCAAACCGATCGTGGAGCGCATCACGCCCGCCTACCTGGCCTATGTCTCACCGATGATCGAGGACCCCCGGATCGCGCGGATCATCTTCGTCTCGATCGTCGGCGTGAGCCCGACGCTGGAGAGCAAGCGACTTGCCTTCCGCGAGCAACTCGTGTCGCTCATCTGCAACGAAGCCACCCAGACAAGTGAACTCAGCGCCGACACCGCGCTCCAGCTGCGCTTCAGGGCACTCGCACTCGCCGGCGCGACCTCCACCATCATCTACGACTGGGTACTGCAGCCCGGAGCACAGACCGTGGCCCAGTTGCGGCAGGCTCTGGCCTCGATCACCACGCTGCTGCTGACCACCTGGCCGCGCTGACCCGAGTGCGGCTGCGGCACAGGTATCAATGCAGGATCGGGCGGATCGTGCCCAACTGGTCCAGAAAGACGTCGACCGCGATCGCGTCGTACCCGCCTCGGGCACGTTTGGGCGGGTAGAACCGCACGCTCTGGATCGGCGGCAGCTCCTCTCCCTTGGCCATCGCGGTGAGCACGCGGTTCAGGAATCCGTCGACGTCGCCTTCGTCGTAGGCGCGCGTGCCGGTGCGGCGGGCGAAGCGCATCTCCCGCACCCAGTCCTGCTGGGTATGGGTCCATTCGCGTTGCGCACCGGCCCGGTCACTCGTTTCTGACGTACCCGCGCGGGCACCTGACCCCGGCTTCGCGGCCGGGGTCAGGTTGGGCGGCGGTGCTGCATGGTCGAAGTCCTGCTGCCAGGAGGCGACATGGGCGAACAGGGCCTCCACGGCCGCCGATGCGTACCCGTCACGCAACCGAGAACGGCGCAGGGACAACACGGAGATCGGCGGTACCGGTCGCTGCTGGCGCATCAGGACGGCCATCCTGGCGATCTGCCGGTCGACGTCCTCGGTGTTGTAACCACCGCGCTCGTGGGGCAACCGGGCGGCGCTCACCGTCTCGACGTGCGTCGCAGTCCACGGGGTACTCATGCGCCCTATCCCATCAGTAGTGGTCAGCGACGGACGAGTCGACCGCATCGCCGAACCGCCGGCTCAGATGCCCACCATAGGATCGGCTCCCATGCGCGTTCTCGTCTCCGGGGGTGCGGGCTATATCGGCTCGCACACCGCCGTCCAGTTGCTCGACCACGGTCATGATGTCGTGCTGGTCGACGACTTCGTCAACAGCAAACGCACGGCCGTTGCGGCGATCGGGCAACTCAGTGGTCGCGAAGTGCCATTGCACGAGGTCGACCTGTGTGACGCGGCGCGGACAGATCAGGTGTTTGCCGAGCAGAACATCGACGCGGTCATTCATTTCGCCGGGCTCAAAGCCGTCGGCGAAAGCGTCGCCAAGCCGCTGGAGTACTACCGCAACAACCTCGACGCGACGTTCTCCCTCCTCGCGGCGATGCGTCGCCACGGCGTGCACCGGTTCGTGTTCTCATCTTCAGCGACGGTCTACGGCGACACCGCACCCAACCCGTATCACGAGGACTACCAGCCACTTTCGGCTGCGTCGCCGTACGGGCGAACAAAGGTGATCATCGAGGCGATCCTGAGCGACGTGGCCGCCGTCGACCCCGGCCTGAAGGTCGCGCTGCTGCGTTACTTCAACCCGGTCGGCGCGCACCCGTCGGGGCGGATGGGCGAGGACCCGTCCGGCATACCGAACAACCTGATGCCCTTCATCGCCCAGGTCGCTGTGGGACGCCGGGAGAAACTGAGCATCTTCGGCGGGGACTACCCCACCGACGACGGCACGTGCGAGCGCGACTACATCCACGTGCAGGATCTCGCCGCCGGCCACATCGCAGCGCTGGAGCACCTGGACTCGATGGCAACGCCGGTGCGCGCCTTCAACCTCGGCACCGGCACCGGCACGTCGGTACTGGCACTGCTGCATGCCTTCGAGCGCGCCGTGGGTCACGAGTTGCCGCACGAGATCGTCGGGCGGCGGGCAGGTGACCTGCCGGCGTACTGGGCGGACTCGACCCGCGCCGGTACCGAACTGGGCTGGCGGGCGAAGAACACGATCGATGACATGTGCGCCGATACGTGGCGCTGGCAGTCGCAGAACCCGCAGGGCTACCCCGGGTCCTGAGGCCGCAGACCGGAAAGTTACATCTGGTCGGGCGCCGTGATACCGAGCAGCAGCAGACCTTGCACCAGTACCGAACGGGTCAGCTCCAACAACGCGAGACGTGACTCGCGCACGGCATCGTCCTCGGCCTTGATGACCGGGCACTGCTCATAGAACGAACTGAAGGTCTGCGCCAGATCGGACAGATAGCTGCACAGCCGGTGCGGCTCAAGCGTCTCCCCTACCGCGACCACGACCCCGCCGAAGTCCAGCAGCCGCAGCGCGAGCGCCCGTTCAGCCGGCTCCTGCACCACGATCGGTCCGACCGGGTCGACGACGCCGGCTTTGGCCAGGATCGAGCGGATCCGGGTCGTCGCGTACTGCAGGTAGGGGCCCGTGTCACCCTGCAGCGCGACCATCCGGTCCAGGTCGAAGGTGTATCCGCTGTCGTGCGAAACCGACAGGTCGGCGTATTTCAACGCGGCGATGCCGACCTGGTGAGAGATCACGTCGCGGGTGTGCTGGTCCAGGTCGGGGCGTGAGGCCGCGATGACCTCTGCCGATCGCGCGAACGCGGCATCGACCAGACTCTGCAGCGATACGAGGTCACCGGAACGGGTCTTGAGGATCTTGCCGTCAGCGCCGACCACATTTCCGATCTGCACGTGAATCGGAGTCAGGCCCTGCACCCACCCGGCCAACCGTGCCGTCTGCCAGCACATCGAGAAATGCAGCTGCTGCGCCGCTCCGACCACGTAGAGCGCACGATCGACGTGCAGGTCGAGCGCACGGTGCCTGATGGTGGCGATGTCGGTCACTGCATAGCCGTAGCCGCCGTCGGACTTACGCACGATCAGCGGCAACGGTTTGCCGTCACGACCCTGCACACCGTCCAGGAAGACACACAGTGCGCCCTGGCTGATCTGAGCGATGCCCTTCTCCTGCAGAGCATCACAGATGCCGGGCAGCTCGTCGTTATAGGAGGACTCACCGTCGATGTCGTCGTCGGTGAGGGTGATGTCGAGCTCGGTGTAGACCCGGTTCAGGTAGACCCGGGACAACTGCAGGATCTCCTCCCAGAAGCGCAGGGTCTCGGGGTCCCCGGACTGCAGGAGCGTCACCCGATGGCGCGCGCGAGCATCGAAATCGCCGGCGCTACCTGCGGGCTCGGCTTTCTCGGCAGTTGTGAACTTGCCGCGGGCGGCACGGTAGAACGTGTTGGGGTCGCTCTCCAGCAGCTTCGCCTCGTCGCTGTGCTCACCCACCTCCAGCAGATGCTCGATCAGCATCCCGAACGGCGTGCCCCAGTCACCGAGGTGGTTCTGCCGGATCACTTCGTGACCGAGGTACTCCAGCGTGCGTACCAGCGCATCACCGACCACGGCACTACGAAGGTGGGCGACGTGCATCTCTTTCGCGGCGTTGACCGAGGAGTACTCCACGATGACCCGTTCACGCGCAGGTTCAATGACACCGAGGTGGTCATCCTGGCGCAGCGCGTTGAGGGCACCGGAAATCCACTGCTGGGACAGCGTGACGTTGAGAAATCCGGGACCGGCAACCTCAACCGCCTCGATGATGTCGCCACGGTCGAGGTGGTCCACAATCGACTGGGCAACCTCCCGCGGCGGGCGGCCGAGGCGCTTACCGGCGGCCATCGCGGCGTTCACCTGCAGGTCGGCGGCGGTCTGCCGTTTGTTGGCCGCACGGATGACAGGGTCGACGTCGGCCCACGCAGGCCCGAACGCTGCGGCCATCGCCTGCTGGATGTGCGGGGTGAGGGCGGTAGTCGGATCAGGCATGAGGCCAAGGATATCGACGCAGCACGGCCATCCCGAACCGATTTCCGTGTCGTCTCAGCTCCAGCTCAGCTGACATCGATACGGTCCGCACGCTCCGATCCGCCACCTGGAAAGTCGAACCTTGAGTCACCTCACCTACCTGCAGGCCAGCGTGATGGGCCTGTTGCAGGGCGTCACCGAGCTCGTCCCCATCTCCAGTCTCGGGCACTCACTGCTGGTGCCGGCCTGGATCGGCGGGTCCTGGGCGGACCTGGTGACCCAGCAGGGTTCGAAGAGCGCAACCCCGTTCCTCGCGTTCATCGTCGCGCTGCACGTGGCGACTGCATTCGCGTTGATCGCGTTCCAGTGGCGCGACTGGCTGCAGGTGCTCGGCGGGGTCGGCGACGTGGCGCGAGATCGCCGGATAAGCACGCCGCGCGCCCGCCTGCTCGCACTCCTGGTCGCCGCGACGATCCCCATCGGGATCATCGGGCTGGTGCTGGACAAACCGTTGCGGCATCTTTTCTCCCACCCCATTGCGGCCGCGATCTTCCTCACCGCGAACGGCCTGGTGCTGTTGACCGTCGAGTTGCTCACGCAGCGAACCGGCCGAAAGTCACGCGGATCGCACTCTGCAGGTGAGGGCGGCGCCGAACTGGACTTCTCGCACACCGGTTTCGGTGAAGCGATTGCGATCGGCACAAGTCAGGCCCTTGCCCTCCTTCCCGGCATCTCACGATCCGGGGTCACCATCTCGGCCGGCCTGCTGCGCGGATGGAGCCATGAGCGCGCGGTGCACTTCGCCTTCCTGCTCGCCACCCCGATCATCCTCGCGGCCGGAGTACTGAAGATCCCCGAGCTGTTCGGTCCGGAAGGTAAAGGGATCGGCGGTCAGGTGCTGGTGGGATTCGTCATTGCCTTCATCGCGGCGTATGCAGCTGCCCGCTGGCTGACCCGCTTCCTACGCACCCGCACGCTCTATCCCTTCGTCATCTACTGCCTGATCGCCGGCGTCGCCAGCATCATCCGCTTCGCCTGAACAGGATATTTTGGGGAATTGCGTTGCGGACGTAGACGATTCGTCATCGACCGACCTTAGTTACGATACCGTGGGGTTTCAACACGCCCCCCACGCGCGCATAATGAGAGGTAATGGCAACCTCATCTCACCACCCGCGCCCCCGTCTCGCCAACAGCCCGTTCCAGCCTCACCAGGAGCCGGATGTCGAGCACTTCGAGCTCAACGACCGCGTCTCGCACGACTCCTACGGAGTGGGCAAGGTCATCGGGGTCGACGCCAGCGGACTCACCGTCGATTTCAGCAGCAAGACGGTCCGCATCACCACGCCCTTCCGGAAGATGACCAAGATCTAGATTCTCCGGTCGGCGGCTGGTCGGTTTTGCAAAACTAGGCCGGTGAGCCGCCTACGACGTGGGACGGCTCCACTTGGACCACGCCGCCTGTTTGGTGGTGCCTGACAAGTCAGCCACCTGGCTCCACGAGCCTGCGACAGCAAGTGAACGGGCCGACTGTGCCACGCAGGTACCTGCGTGGCCGGTCATCGACAGCAGCTCTGTGAATGATTCACGACTGTCCCGCAGGGCGAGTTCGGACATCGCATGACGGGCGACCTCGGCCAGCTGTGCCGTGGGAAGTCCTTTGAGGTCTTCGGGCGACATTGCCACCACGCTCTCTCTCGCGAATATGCGCTAACTCCGGCGTTGCCTCTGACGCTGGCTCACGCTACGGCAGTGGCGTCGGAAGCCGGGGTGGCACGCAGGACGAAGTCCAGCTGGGCCGACGGATCATCGAAGGTGCGGATGAAGGACCGGTCCGGCCAGCGGTATTCCACGCACCGCTCGTCAGGTCGGTAGATGGCGGTGTAGAGCGTGCCGAAACCGCCCGCGAAATTCTCCGCCCGCACGGGCGCTTCCATGAAGACCTTCGCGAGTTCGTCCCGATCGGGTCCACCGTTAATGAGGTCCAGCAGCAGATCGTGCCGCTCCACGCTACGCAGTTGGCGCGCATGCTCGGGGAATTCCGGCGTCCTTCCCCGGTGGTTCGTCGCCGCCTGGAGCGGCCGGTATTCCGGTGCGGCGTCCTGGGCTACGTACGCGGTGACCGCCTTGCCGTGCGCGTCAGCAATGGTCAGGTTGTAGGCCATGGCCATGGGGATGGTGTCGAGCTTGGCCTTCGCCTCCTGCACCGTCGCGCAGGTCTCCAGCACGTAGCGAACGACCATCGGCACTGCGAATCCCTGCCCCGAGCCCGGTCGTCCACCGAATGCGAGGGACACCATGAGCCCGGCGTCGTTCATCCCGTCCAGCAGCCCCCAGAGGCAGTCGCTGGTACCGATGACCTGGTAGGGACCGAACCCGGTGGACAGCACCACGCGCTCCCACAGATCGGGGTTGTAGTCGTAGTTGCGCACCAGGGTCGGCCGGTCTCCCGTCAGTACCGCCTGCGAGCACCCCGGCGCGAACTGCGGTAGATCCCATCCGGTCAGGAAGCGCGCGAGAAGCTCGTCGCCGCCACCCAGCTGGACCATCCGCTGCCACGTCGGCAGCAGCTCGGGCATGTGCTGGGCCAGCAGCTCGGAGCAGATCTGCAGGCTGGGGCGGCGTGCCTCGCCCTCGCTGAGATACCAGGCCCGGTAGGCCGGCCAGGTGGCGTCGAGCAGCCCCTTCCACTGTGCGCCGGGCCGCTGTTCCCGGATGGCGAACATGGTCAGCTCACGCTCGTAGGTGGGGCGCGGCTGATGACCGACCGGCTCGCCGATCGCGGCGGGCCATTCGGCGGACCAGCCAGTGCCCACCCCATCATCGGCCCAGTGCTGCTGAGCCGGCAAAGGCTGCCATGCCCAGCTTCGACCAATGGCACTACCAACCTCGACAATCCCGTGCGACAGGGCCGCCTGAGCAGCCGGATCGCGGCGGCGGGACAGCTCCTGAGCCACTGCCCTCAGCAGTGACCCGAGGTCATCGGAGGTCGCGAGGGTGAGGTCGGTTGGTGCTTCAGCATCGTTCGTCAAGGTAAACATGACGTCAAGATTAAATTGACGACCTGGACGCCGTCAAGCCAGAATTGACTGGTGCCCGTGCGTGGCGGTACCTGTGGCGGGGTACAACAGGGTCATGCGTATCTTCTTCACCGGAGGCAGCGGTAAGGCCGGCCGACACGTCGCGCCCTACCTCGCCGATCAGGGCCACCACGTCACCAATGCCGACCTCGTACCGCTGGGCCACCCGGCGGTCACCGACCTGCGGGTCGATCTCACCAGTGCCGGTGAGACCTATTCAGCGCTCGCCGGGCTGGCGAATCTGGACGAGTTGGACCTGCCGGAGGCCCCGCGGTACGACGCCGTGGTGCACTTCGCGGCAATACCGCGCATCGCTCTCATGTCCGACGCGACAACGTATGCAACGAACGTGCTCAGCACCTACAACGTGCTGGAGGCCGCGACCCGACTGGGCGTGCGCAAGATCGTGTTCGCCTCCTCGGAGACGACCTACGGAATCTGCTTCGCACAGGGCGAGCGCCGCCCGCTCTACCTGCCCGTCGACGAGGAGCACCCGACCGTCCCCGAGGACGCCTACGCCATGTCGAAGGTCGCGAGTGAGGCCACAGCGCGGTCGTTCCACGCCCGCACCGGAGCGGACATCTACGGGCTGCGGATCAACAACGTGATCGAGCCGCACGAATACACGCAGTTGTTCCCCGACTTTCTCCAGGACCCATCGCTGCGACGCCGCAACATCTTCGCCTACATCGACACCCGCGACCTGGGCCACCTGGTGGCGCGCTGCCTGCACACCGATGGGCTGGGCTACGAGGTGTTCAACGTCGCCAACGCCGATATGTCCGTCGCGGCCACGAACGATCAGGTCCGTGAGCGCTTCTACGACGGCGTGCAGGTGCGCCGCGAGATGGGCCGCGACGAGACGTTCTACTGCATCGACAAGGCACGCGATCTGCTCGGCTATGCACCCACCCACTCCTGGCGCGATGAACTGACCGACCCCGGCGCCGAGGAAGTCCGAGCATGAAGCCGGGTCGATGAACATGCACTTTCGCGAGCATTGCTGCTGCAGAACGCCGTCGTTCCGGGGTCTGCACAGCGCGCGACCAGCAGAGTGCATGTTGGCCGCTGCGCGCGACGCTCCGCGCGTCAGCCGGCGACGTAGATCGTGTTGGTCGACTCGCCACCGGTCAGGAAGTTCGCGAAGCTGACGACATGCGCGTCGCAGGTATCGAAGACCTGAGCCAGCAGCGCGTTGAAGTCCTCATCCGGCGGGTCGTCCGACCACAGAGCGAAGACACCGCCGGGGGCGAGGTGCCGTTTCAGTTGGCGTAGCCCGTCCAGGCTGTAGAACGCGGCGTGGCTGGGGTGCAGCACGTGCCTTGGGGTGTGGTCGATGTCCAGCAGTACGGCGTCGAAGACACGGCCGGGCGCGTCGGGGTCGAATCCACGCTCGGATGCGGACATCGCGAAGAAGTCGTCGAAGACCAGTCGAGTGCGAGGGTCGCCCACCAACTCGGCGGCGCCGGGCAGTAACTCTTTTTCGTGCCACTCGATGACCTCGGCCATTGCGTCCACGACGATCATCGAACTGACGCGGACATCCTCCAATGCGGCCCGCGCCGTCCACCCCAGGCCAAGTCCGCCGACCACGACGTCCAGATGTGCGCCACAGGCCTGTGCGAGACCCAGCCTGGCCAGCTCCACCTCAGCGACGGTGAACAAACTCGACATCAGAAACTCGTCGCCGAGCTTCACTTCATAGACGTCGACCTTGAGCGTGGGCTCCACCCGGCGGCGCAGGCTGATCTCGCCGCGGGGGGTCGCACTGAAAGCCAGCTCTTCGAATCGTGCACTCACCCGACGAACGTAGTGCAGCCCCCGTGGTTAAGGATCAGGGTGGGACCCCGGCGATGGCGCTTATCTGGAGACCAAGGAGGCGCTGACCGGGCGAATGACCCTCAGGAAACCGTTACCTGCGACCGGTCGAAGGCGAGGTAGCCCGCGAAGTCACGGCCGACGCGCTTGGTCGCACCGTCGTAGAGGTCGGGGTAGCTCCAGGCCGCGTCCTTGTGGGCGCCGCCAGGCGTCGTGACGTCCCAGTACTGGGCGGCGCCCTTCCACGGACAGGTGTAGGCCGTCGAGCTGGTCGTGAAGAGCGCCGCATCGATGGAACTGGGCGGGAAGTAGTAGTTCCCCTCGATCGAAACGACCTCGTCCTCCGTGGCGGTAGCGACGACGACATCGTTGATGCTGACCTGCATGATCTGCTCCCTTGATTGCGGTGCTGACTCTTACGGTGAGTAGCGCCTTTCGAGCCTACGTTCCCAATCGTTGCGATCGACATGCACGTCGGCAACTCGAGCTCCGAGTACCCCGTCGTCGCCGGGGGTACGGGTAGCCGAGTCCGACGAAGTGCATGTCCGTCGCTGCACGAAACCGCCGACGCCCGTAGCCGTCAGACCGGCTCGAGCAACGGAGTACCCGCCTCTTGAGCCAGGGCAGCGATCTGTTGCGACACAGTCGACGTGCCGGTGCGCAGTGGACACGAATAATCGGCAACCGATTGACTTACCCTCATGAATTTCCTGAGCCGGATGCCCCCCGCTCGGCTCGGTGCCTGCGGTGCGCTGCTGTCGATGACGACGGTGCAACTGGGCGTCGCGGCATCCGTGGGCTTCTTCGACCGCATCGGCGCCCGGGGCACTGCATGGCTGCGCCTGGTCTGGGCAGCGGTGATCTTCCTGATCGTCGCGCGACCCTGGCGCTCGACGTGGACGCGAAAGAATCTGCTGACCTGCGCCGCGCTGGGCGTCGTCACCGCGGTGATGACGTTGTCATTCATGACCGCCGTCTCCCGGATCCCGCTGGGTACAGCGAGCGCGTTGGAATTCCTCGGCCCGCTCACCATCGGTGTGCTGCGGGGTAAGGGCTCTGCCCGGCTCTGGGCGGTGGCCGCGGCGGCCGGCGTCCTGCTGATGACGGGGCCGTGGGCCAGCAGCGCCAACCTCGTCGGCGTCGGTTTCGCGCTGATTGCCGGGCTGTGCTGGGGTGCGTACATTTTGCTCACCCAGCGCGCGGGCGATGCCGTGGAGGGGGTGCAGGCGCTGGCCATCTCGATGCCGGTCGCTGCGCTCGTTGCCACCATCATCGTCGGGCCATCGACATTCGGCCGGCTCAGCTGGTCGGTGATGGCCAGCGGCATCGGCCTGGCGTTGCTGATGCCGGTGATCCCTTTCACC
This portion of the Dermatophilaceae bacterium Sec6.4 genome encodes:
- a CDS encoding undecaprenyl-diphosphate phosphatase, with the translated sequence MSHLTYLQASVMGLLQGVTELVPISSLGHSLLVPAWIGGSWADLVTQQGSKSATPFLAFIVALHVATAFALIAFQWRDWLQVLGGVGDVARDRRISTPRARLLALLVAATIPIGIIGLVLDKPLRHLFSHPIAAAIFLTANGLVLLTVELLTQRTGRKSRGSHSAGEGGAELDFSHTGFGEAIAIGTSQALALLPGISRSGVTISAGLLRGWSHERAVHFAFLLATPIILAAGVLKIPELFGPEGKGIGGQVLVGFVIAFIAAYAAARWLTRFLRTRTLYPFVIYCLIAGVASIIRFA
- a CDS encoding C45 family peptidase; the encoded protein is MFTLTNDAEAPTDLTLATSDDLGSLLRAVAQELSRRRDPAAQAALSHGIVEVGSAIGRSWAWQPLPAQQHWADDGVGTGWSAEWPAAIGEPVGHQPRPTYERELTMFAIREQRPGAQWKGLLDATWPAYRAWYLSEGEARRPSLQICSELLAQHMPELLPTWQRMVQLGGGDELLARFLTGWDLPQFAPGCSQAVLTGDRPTLVRNYDYNPDLWERVVLSTGFGPYQVIGTSDCLWGLLDGMNDAGLMVSLAFGGRPGSGQGFAVPMVVRYVLETCATVQEAKAKLDTIPMAMAYNLTIADAHGKAVTAYVAQDAAPEYRPLQAATNHRGRTPEFPEHARQLRSVERHDLLLDLINGGPDRDELAKVFMEAPVRAENFAGGFGTLYTAIYRPDERCVEYRWPDRSFIRTFDDPSAQLDFVLRATPASDATAVA
- a CDS encoding NAD(P)-dependent oxidoreductase, whose protein sequence is MRIFFTGGSGKAGRHVAPYLADQGHHVTNADLVPLGHPAVTDLRVDLTSAGETYSALAGLANLDELDLPEAPRYDAVVHFAAIPRIALMSDATTYATNVLSTYNVLEAATRLGVRKIVFASSETTYGICFAQGERRPLYLPVDEEHPTVPEDAYAMSKVASEATARSFHARTGADIYGLRINNVIEPHEYTQLFPDFLQDPSLRRRNIFAYIDTRDLGHLVARCLHTDGLGYEVFNVANADMSVAATNDQVRERFYDGVQVRREMGRDETFYCIDKARDLLGYAPTHSWRDELTDPGAEEVRA
- a CDS encoding spermidine synthase, with protein sequence MSARFEELAFSATPRGEISLRRRVEPTLKVDVYEVKLGDEFLMSSLFTVAEVELARLGLAQACGAHLDVVVGGLGLGWTARAALEDVRVSSMIVVDAMAEVIEWHEKELLPGAAELVGDPRTRLVFDDFFAMSASERGFDPDAPGRVFDAVLLDIDHTPRHVLHPSHAAFYSLDGLRQLKRHLAPGGVFALWSDDPPDEDFNALLAQVFDTCDAHVVSFANFLTGGESTNTIYVAG
- a CDS encoding DUF427 domain-containing protein; this translates as MQVSINDVVVATATEDEVVSIEGNYYFPPSSIDAALFTTSSTAYTCPWKGAAQYWDVTTPGGAHKDAAWSYPDLYDGATKRVGRDFAGYLAFDRSQVTVS
- a CDS encoding EamA family transporter, whose translation is MNFLSRMPPARLGACGALLSMTTVQLGVAASVGFFDRIGARGTAWLRLVWAAVIFLIVARPWRSTWTRKNLLTCAALGVVTAVMTLSFMTAVSRIPLGTASALEFLGPLTIGVLRGKGSARLWAVAAAAGVLLMTGPWASSANLVGVGFALIAGLCWGAYILLTQRAGDAVEGVQALAISMPVAALVATIIVGPSTFGRLSWSVMASGIGLALLMPVIPFTLELLALRRLQTAAFGILMSIEPAIALLIGVALLGQVPQLTAALGVLLVVSAGVGAARSGARDGASEPAWNTSELIDQAVR